In Geotalea uraniireducens, the genomic window GGGTCTGGGAAGTTCGCCGGCACGCGGAACCGCAACCGGAGGTCAAGGCGGATTACACCGGCGAATTGAAATCGCTCCTCGGTTCGCTCAATATCTGCTCTAAAGAGTCGGTGGTCCGCCGTTACGACCACGAGGTGCAGGGGGGAAGCGTGGTCAAGCCGTTTACCGGCATCGCCAACGACGGCCCCTCCGACGCCGCCGTGGTCCGGCCGGTGCTCGACTCTTTCGAAGCAGTGGTGGTTGCCCATGGGATCTGTCCCCGCTACAGTGACATCGACACCTACCACATGACTGCCAACGCCATCGACGAAGGGTTGCGCAACTATGTCGCGGTCGGCGGCTCGCTGGAGCTGGTGGCCGGACTGGACAACTTCTGCTGGTGCGATCCGGTCAAATCGGACAAGACCCCCGATGGCGAATACAAGATGGCCCAGCTGGTCCGCTCCAACAAGGCGCTTTACGATTACTGCACCGCCTTCGGCATCCCGCTCATCTCCGGCAAGGATTCGATGAAAAATGATTTCTATGACGGCGCCGTGAAGATTTCCATTCCGCCGAGCCTGCTCTTCTCGGTGATCGGCAAGATCGAGGATGCGCGCAAGGCGGTCACCATGGATGCGAAACGCCCCGGGGACATCGTCTATCTGCTCGGCAAGACCGCCAACGAACTCGGCGGTTCCGAATACTACGCCCTGAAGGGCTTCATCGGTAACAAGGTCCCGCAGGTGCATGCCGCCAAGGCGCTCCAGCGCTATCGGGCTCTCCACCAAGCGATTACGGCCGGGGTGGTCGCCTCCTGCCATGATCTCTCCGACGGCGGTCTGGCGGTGGCTGCGGCAGAAAAGGCCTTTGCGGGAGGGTACGGGATTTCCCTCGACCTTACCAGGGTTCTCAAGGCGGGCAACCCGGCGGAGATGACCGACGAGGTCCTGCTGTTCGCCGAATCTGCTTCCCGCCATCTGGTGACGGTACATCCGGAGCAGCGCGAAGCATTCGAGGCGATCATGAGCGGCAACTGCTTCGCATCGGTCGGAGTGGTGACCGCCGAGCCGGCGCTCAGCGTTACCGGTCTCGGCGGCGAAGTCGTTCTCAAAGGGAGCATCGACGAATTCAAGGAAGCGTGGCAGAGCCCGCTGAGGGAGTTGTAGCATATGAAACAGGCTCGAGCGATTGTCATTACCGGCAACGGCACCAACTGCGAGCGGGAGGCGGCGCACGCCTGCCGGCTCGGCGGTTTCGACGAAGCCGTCATCGCCCATATCTCCGACCTGTTGACCGGGAATATCCGGCTCGACGATTTTCACTTTCTCAACTTGACGGGCGGCTTCCTCGACGGTGACGACCTGGGAAGCGCCAAGGCCCAGGCCAACCGGCTGAAGTACGCGAGAATCGAGGGGGCGACCGAACATCTCATCGACCAGCTCAGCCGGTTCATCGCCGACGGCAAGCTGATTCTCGGCGTCTGCAACGGTTTCCAGCTGATGGTCAAGATGGGGCTGTTGCCGGCGCTCGATGAATCGTACCTCGAACAGTCGGTTACGCTGACGTTCAACGATTGCGGTCGATTTCAGGATCGCTGGGTCTATCTCAAGGTCGATCCGGCCTCGCCATCGCTGTTCACCAAAGGGGTAGAGAAAGGTCTTTATCTGCCGATCCGCCACGGCGAAGGAAAGCTACTCGCCGATTCACCGGCAACGCTGGCAGCCATCGAAGAACGGCACCTGGCGGTATTCAAATACGCCACCGCCGACTACGCCGCCGCGAGCATGGAATTTCCCCTTAATCCCAACGGCTCGGTTCACGCCATCGCCGCCCTCTGCAACGATAACGGCCGGTTGATGGGAATGATGCCCCATCCCGAAGCGTTCGTTCACCGCACCAACCATCCGCGTTGGACCCGTGAAGAGTTGCCCGAAGAAGGGGATGGCCTGATCCTGTTCAAGAATGCCGCTACATACGTGAAAGAGAAGCTGCTGTAACCCCTCGATCGGCCGTTACCGCGGTCGCCAAACGCATGATCGGAGAGATGATGAAGTTTTACAGACCTACGGAAGAGTGCGGTATTTTCGGCATATTCGGCCACCCGGAAGCAGCCAATCTGACCTATCTCGGGCTCTATGCCCTCCAGCACCGCGGGCAGGAGAGCTGCGGCATCGTCTCCTCGGACGGGCGAAGCCTCTCCGCCCACAAGAGCATGGGGCTGGTGGCCGACGTCTTCGGTAACCAGGAGATCTTTCGCTCCCTGCCGGGGCCGGCGGCCATCGGCCATGTCCGGTACTCGACCACCGGTGATTCGGTCTACAAGAACGTTCAGCCGATCATGGTCGACTATTCACGCGGCTCCATTGCTGTCGCTCACAACGGCAACCTGGTCAATGCCCAGATCATCAAGGACGAATTGGAAGCCTGGGGATCGATCTTCCAGACCACCATGGATACGGAGATCATCATCCATCTGCTGGCCACCTCGAAACAGAATTCGCTGGAGGACCGGATTGTCGACGCATTGAGCCGGGTCAAGGGGGCCTACTGTCTGTTGTTCCTGACCGAAACCCGTATGGTGGCGGCCCGCGATCCCCATGGCTTCCGGCCGCTCTGCCTCGGCAAGCTCGGCGACAGCTGGGTCGTCGCCTCGGAAAGCTGTGCTCTCGATCTGATCGAAGCCGAATTCATCCGCGAGATCGAACCAGGCGAGATCGTCGTGATCGACAAGAATGGCCTGACATCCCTCTCGCCGCTGAAAAAAGTTGAACCCGCCCCCTGCATTTTCGAATTCGTTTACTTTGCCCGGCCCGACTCATACATTTTCGGCCAGAACGTCTATGAAGTCCGCAAGGAGTTCGGCCGGCAGCTGGCACGGGAACATCACGTCGAGGCCGACATCGTGATCCCGGTGCCCGATTCAGGGGTCCCCGCCGCCCTCGGCTATGCCCAGGAAGCCGGGCTCCCCTTCGAACTGGGGCTGATCCGCAACCATTACGTCGGCCGGACCTTCATTGAGCCGCAGCAGTCGATCCGTCACTTCGGGGTCAAGATCAAGCTCAATCCGGTACGGGACATCCTGAAAGACAAGCGGGTGGTCGTCATCGACGACTCGATCGTCCGTGGCACCACGTCGCGCAAGATCGTCAAGATGGTCCGCAACGCCGGAGCGAAGGAAGTGCACGTCCGCATCTCTTCGCCACCGACCAGTTATCCATGCTATTACGGCATCGACACCCCCACCCGCAAAGAGCTGATCTCATCCTCCCATACCATTGAGGAAATTCGCAAATACATCACCGCCGACTCCCTCGGTTATCTCTCGGAAGAGGGACTGCTGCAATCCGTCGGTACAGGGAGCACCCCTTACTGCAAGGCGTGCTTCTCCGGCAGTTACCCGATCAAATTTCCCAAGCTGGCGGCAGCGCCCCAGCTCGACCTTTTTTGACAAGGAGCACCACAAACAATGACCGACAAACAGCGCCTGAAACAGATCATTCTGGATCTCTCCTACGAAAAGCGGAAAGTAACCCTGGCCTCGGGCCGGGAGAGCGATTTCTACTTCGACGGCAAGCAGACCACCCTCCATCCCGAGGGGGGGTATCTGACCGGCAAGCTCTTTTTCGAAGCGATCAAGGATGTGGAAAACGTCGAAGGGGTAGGGGGGTTGACGCTCGGCGCCGACCCGATTGCCACGGCGACTTCCGTCGTCAGTTTCCTCGAAAAGCAGCCGATCCCCGCCTTCATCATCCGCAAGGAGCCGAAAGGGCACGGGACCGGGGCCTGGCTTGAGGGGCGGAAGAACCTGAAACCAGGTTCACGGGTGGTGATCGTCGAAGACGTGGTAACGACCGGCGGCTCATCGATCAAGGCGGTCCGGCGGGCCGAGGAAGAAGGGCTCAAAGTTCTCGGCATCGTCACTCTTGTCGACCGCGAAGAAGGGGGTCGGGAGAATATCGAGCAGGAAGGATACTGGCTGAAAGCAATCTTCACCAAAGCGGAAATCGTCGGCTGAACAACGGCTGTTCCCAGCCGATTATCCAGTCCAGACGGCAAACCATGGAAAGGCGATGAGCAACTCTTCGCCTTTCTTTTATTTCCCATGAACGAACTATTTCAACAATACCGGGCGCTGCTGGCCCGTGTGGACACCTGGTTCAGCCGTTCGGCAGCGACTGTCGGCAGCAGCGTCCACTGTACAGCCGGTTGTTCCGACTGCTGCCGGGGACTTTTCGACATCACCCTGCTCGACGCGGCCTATCTGAATTACGGTTTCCGAACTACCGTTGCCAAGCCGCTCCGGGAGAAGGTCCTAGCCCGCTGTCGCCGGCGGCTCCGGCAGCTCAGGTCGCGGTGGCCCGAATTCGGGCGACCTTTTGTCCTCAACTACCGGCCGGAAAATGACTGGGAGCAGCTGATGCCGGACGATGACGAATCCCCGTGCGTGCTGCTTGGCGACGATGGCAGATGCCTGGTTTACGATCACCGCCCGCTCACCTGCCGGCTCCATGGGCTACCGCTCATTGCCCTGACGGGAGAAGTACTGCATGACGAGTGGTGCACGCTCAACTTCGTCGGGCAGAACCCGCTGGCGATGCCGCAACTCAGGGAAGACTTTCCTGCATTCTTTTATGAAGAGGGCCGCCTTGGGCGTAGCTTTTCCGCCCAATTGACCGGCACCACATTCGACGAACTCGACACTTTCATCCCGACAGCCCTGCTCATCGATTTTGTGCGCTTCGACTGGCGCACGTGGCGGGAGACCTACCGAGCATATCATGAATGAAGCCACTGAACGGCATGACAACGAAATTCGGCACGGGGTCTTGCTGGGGATTCTCGCCTATACGGTATGGGGATTCTTTCCGGCCTATTTCAAGATGCTTACCGGCATTCCGCCGCTGGAGGTGGTCTGCCACCGGATCGTCTGGTCGCTGGTTTTCCTGGTGGTGATCGTCAGCGGTCGCCGGCGCTGGCACGAGGTCCGGCAGGCGTTTTCCTCCCGCAAAACTGTCCTGACCCTCACCGGCACGACTATTCTGATCGCCACCAACTGGCTGGTGTTCATCTTCGCCGTCGAACGCGGTGAAGTGCTCCAGTCGAGCCTCGGTTATTTCATCACACCGCTGGTGAGCGTCCTGCTCGGCTACCTGTTTCTGCATGAACGACTCCGCCCCCTACAGCTGGTGAGCCTCATGTTTGCCGCTATTGGCGTTCTCGCCGCGGCAATTCATTACGGCGGACTCCCCTGGATCGCCCTGATCCTGGCGTTTACCTTCGGGCTCTACGGTTTGTTGCGCAAAACCGCGGCCGTCACGGCGATCACCGGTCTGACGGTGGAAACGATTCTCGCCGGACTGCCGGCACTCCTTTATCTTCTGTCGACCAGTGCCGCCGGAACAGGGGCGTTTCTCACCGGCTCGACCACCCGCAACCTGCTGCTGCCGCTTTCCGGCGTTGTTACCGCCATCCCCCTCATCTGGTTCGCGGCCGCCGCCCGCCGGCTTCGACTTGCCACCATCGGTTTCCTGCAGTACATCACCCCCAGCCTGCATTTTCTTCTGGCGGTACTGGCCTATGGCGAGGAGTTTTCGTCGACTAACGTCCTCAGTTTTCTGGCCATCTGGTGCGGTCTTGCCCTCTTTTCCTACGACGCTGTTCGTAGAAGCCGCTGATTCGGCACCGCTTTCCGTAGTCGGCTGTTCACCTGGATACAAGGAAGATTCTGGTATAATGGTATCAAGGTCGGCAGCTTTCGTGAACGGAGGTGCCATAATGAAAAACATCTGGGAAGAGCGGGAAAAGGTGCTGGAAAACGAATTCATCCATCGGCGGGAGCGGGAACTGATCGAAAAGATGAAAAGCACCGACCGGCAACGGCTTGTGCGGGAAATATGCCGCGACCATTGTCCCAAGTGCGGCGAAATGATTCAGGCGATAACCTTCCGTGGCGTTCCTCTCGACAAATGCCCTCATTGCGGCGGGATCTGGCTAGGGCCGAACGATCTGAAAATCCTTGCCGCCAAGGATCATCGCAGCTGGTTCGAAAAATGGTTCAAGGCAGAGAATGAGTCGGATAACGTGGCATAGGATAGTGGAGAAGGCGAGGGGGCTTTGCGCTGCAGCGGAAAAGGCCCCGGCAAATCATGGCAAACGAAAACAGCCGGCGCGCTTTGAGCAACGCCGGCTGTTTTCGTTATTTCCGGTGGCAAAGGCCGCACCTGGTTGGCCCAGTGCCGCGAATCTCGTGACATCCCTTGCACGTCTTGTGGGCGTATTCCTTGCCGAAGTTGGCGATCTTGCCGGGCGCCTTGTTG contains:
- a CDS encoding phosphoribosylformylglycinamidine synthase subunit PurQ is translated as MKQARAIVITGNGTNCEREAAHACRLGGFDEAVIAHISDLLTGNIRLDDFHFLNLTGGFLDGDDLGSAKAQANRLKYARIEGATEHLIDQLSRFIADGKLILGVCNGFQLMVKMGLLPALDESYLEQSVTLTFNDCGRFQDRWVYLKVDPASPSLFTKGVEKGLYLPIRHGEGKLLADSPATLAAIEERHLAVFKYATADYAAASMEFPLNPNGSVHAIAALCNDNGRLMGMMPHPEAFVHRTNHPRWTREELPEEGDGLILFKNAATYVKEKLL
- the purF gene encoding amidophosphoribosyltransferase, producing MKFYRPTEECGIFGIFGHPEAANLTYLGLYALQHRGQESCGIVSSDGRSLSAHKSMGLVADVFGNQEIFRSLPGPAAIGHVRYSTTGDSVYKNVQPIMVDYSRGSIAVAHNGNLVNAQIIKDELEAWGSIFQTTMDTEIIIHLLATSKQNSLEDRIVDALSRVKGAYCLLFLTETRMVAARDPHGFRPLCLGKLGDSWVVASESCALDLIEAEFIREIEPGEIVVIDKNGLTSLSPLKKVEPAPCIFEFVYFARPDSYIFGQNVYEVRKEFGRQLAREHHVEADIVIPVPDSGVPAALGYAQEAGLPFELGLIRNHYVGRTFIEPQQSIRHFGVKIKLNPVRDILKDKRVVVIDDSIVRGTTSRKIVKMVRNAGAKEVHVRISSPPTSYPCYYGIDTPTRKELISSSHTIEEIRKYITADSLGYLSEEGLLQSVGTGSTPYCKACFSGSYPIKFPKLAAAPQLDLF
- the pyrE gene encoding orotate phosphoribosyltransferase → MTDKQRLKQIILDLSYEKRKVTLASGRESDFYFDGKQTTLHPEGGYLTGKLFFEAIKDVENVEGVGGLTLGADPIATATSVVSFLEKQPIPAFIIRKEPKGHGTGAWLEGRKNLKPGSRVVIVEDVVTTGGSSIKAVRRAEEEGLKVLGIVTLVDREEGGRENIEQEGYWLKAIFTKAEIVG
- a CDS encoding YkgJ family cysteine cluster protein, with translation MNELFQQYRALLARVDTWFSRSAATVGSSVHCTAGCSDCCRGLFDITLLDAAYLNYGFRTTVAKPLREKVLARCRRRLRQLRSRWPEFGRPFVLNYRPENDWEQLMPDDDESPCVLLGDDGRCLVYDHRPLTCRLHGLPLIALTGEVLHDEWCTLNFVGQNPLAMPQLREDFPAFFYEEGRLGRSFSAQLTGTTFDELDTFIPTALLIDFVRFDWRTWRETYRAYHE
- the rarD gene encoding EamA family transporter RarD, producing the protein MNEATERHDNEIRHGVLLGILAYTVWGFFPAYFKMLTGIPPLEVVCHRIVWSLVFLVVIVSGRRRWHEVRQAFSSRKTVLTLTGTTILIATNWLVFIFAVERGEVLQSSLGYFITPLVSVLLGYLFLHERLRPLQLVSLMFAAIGVLAAAIHYGGLPWIALILAFTFGLYGLLRKTAAVTAITGLTVETILAGLPALLYLLSTSAAGTGAFLTGSTTRNLLLPLSGVVTAIPLIWFAAAARRLRLATIGFLQYITPSLHFLLAVLAYGEEFSSTNVLSFLAIWCGLALFSYDAVRRSR
- a CDS encoding zf-TFIIB domain-containing protein; the encoded protein is MKNIWEEREKVLENEFIHRRERELIEKMKSTDRQRLVREICRDHCPKCGEMIQAITFRGVPLDKCPHCGGIWLGPNDLKILAAKDHRSWFEKWFKAENESDNVA